The window CCAGCGGATAGATACCTCTCCCGTTGACGCGATAGCGCAACTTCGCGGGTCACTAGCTCAATTGGCAGAGCAGCGGACTCTTAATCCGGAGGTTCAAGGTTCGATTCCTTGGTGACCCACCACGAATTGTAAAGGGGGCTGGCAAAAAGCTGGCTCCCTTTTTTTGTGGTGTTGTTTTTCAAAAGCCGCATCATGTCGCTCCAATGGTCTGAAATCGCCTTTTGCGTGTGCATCAATCATTTCAGACTCTAGCGAGAGTCGGCCCGGGGCGCAAGCCGGGTAACCGTTTCCACACGCTTCCCGAGGTTATAATCAGCAACACGCCCGGTGGTGACCGGGGGACCGCACTCGTTCGGGATCCTTTTCGTGTTCGGATGATGGGGGCTACACCAAAAACAGAGGCAGTCACAAAAGCGAACTGTTCGTCAGGCGTTGCGAGACGTTTTTGGTGTAGACCCGCCAGCGCCGAGCGCTATTACCACCAGGTCATCACCAACAAAGCCAGCCACCGGAAAAACAAAATCTGGCCGCGCATCCTGGGGATCGACGAGCACCGCTTCACTCGCCGGAAGGGTTTTCTCACAACATTTTGCGACCTCGGGAAGCACAAGGTGCTCGACATCGCAGAGGGTCGCAGTGAGCTGGAACTCCAGACTTTTTTGAACTCCATGAAGGGGCGAAAAAAGGTCGAGGTCGTGTGCATAGATCTGAACTCGGCGTACCGCAAAATGGTGC is drawn from Paucidesulfovibrio gracilis DSM 16080 and contains these coding sequences:
- a CDS encoding transposase — protein: MGATPKTEAVTKANCSSGVARRFWCRPASAERYYHQVITNKASHRKNKIWPRILGIDEHRFTRRKGFLTTFCDLGKHKVLDIAEGRSELELQTFLNSMKGRKKVEVVCIDLNSAYRKMV